The Edaphobacter sp. 12200R-103 genome contains a region encoding:
- a CDS encoding DmsC/YnfH family molybdoenzyme membrane anchor subunit, with amino-acid sequence MSLPLYELATSDEHSAIVRLIDGSGHDSAAASIDKVAPSSLIPGRLPEPGEQYRFHFDMTKCIGCRSCEVACNEQNGNPADLHWRRIGEIEGGVWPHTERYYLSMGCNHCLSADCLRGCPVNAYTKDPLTGIVLHSAEACIGCQYCVWNCPYSVPQFNADRGVVGKCDMCHGRLTSGMEPACVNSCPENAIQIEIVDQLEWRSDHADANAPGMPNAGHTLSTTRITLPEGSTVTLDRVDIETLRLEHAHWSLVWLTTLIQLSVGSLFVAVVSSRFNCIALTLIFALTAFALNISVFHLGRPAYAWRALKMWRRSWLSREVLLFGLFFLSLAALTLASWLSAFGLLPHGISTLAALRFATPMIGIAGLFASARLYLVPARPAWNTNHTPVDFMLSALLLGCAALPAIIYLSNSVLWLSRLTFVSSMVDKDLYWTLVLSAVLWGANQAIRVLRLRASRTYEHRASCGLLNTHSLRGTFLVSFAFVGLAVLLMMIGLPFLVLPAALAGVIASRYLFFVSVVPLNMALTFVRQVHA; translated from the coding sequence ATGTCACTGCCACTTTACGAACTCGCTACCTCCGATGAGCATTCAGCTATTGTGCGCCTGATCGACGGCAGCGGCCACGATAGCGCGGCAGCATCGATAGACAAGGTTGCTCCTTCGTCGCTGATTCCCGGAAGGCTTCCGGAGCCGGGCGAACAATATCGCTTTCACTTTGATATGACGAAGTGTATCGGCTGCCGCTCATGTGAAGTAGCGTGCAACGAGCAGAATGGAAACCCCGCCGATCTGCATTGGCGGAGAATTGGTGAGATTGAAGGTGGCGTCTGGCCACACACCGAACGCTATTACCTGTCGATGGGGTGCAATCATTGCCTTTCCGCAGACTGCCTTCGAGGCTGTCCCGTAAATGCTTATACAAAAGATCCTCTGACCGGCATTGTTTTGCATTCGGCAGAGGCGTGCATAGGGTGCCAATACTGTGTGTGGAACTGCCCCTATTCAGTACCGCAGTTCAATGCTGATCGAGGAGTGGTGGGGAAGTGCGACATGTGCCATGGGCGCCTCACCTCAGGCATGGAGCCTGCCTGCGTCAATTCGTGCCCGGAAAATGCAATTCAGATTGAGATCGTAGACCAGCTCGAGTGGCGCAGCGATCACGCTGATGCAAATGCTCCGGGGATGCCGAATGCTGGACACACCCTCTCGACCACGCGAATCACGCTGCCCGAAGGCTCCACTGTAACCCTCGACCGGGTTGATATCGAAACTCTTCGGCTTGAGCACGCACATTGGTCGCTGGTATGGCTGACGACCCTGATCCAGCTCTCGGTGGGATCGCTGTTTGTTGCGGTTGTTTCCAGCCGCTTCAACTGCATTGCTCTTACTCTGATCTTCGCGTTGACCGCTTTTGCACTCAATATCTCGGTCTTCCATCTGGGACGACCTGCGTACGCCTGGCGTGCGCTCAAGATGTGGCGCCGCTCGTGGCTCTCCCGCGAGGTCCTGCTCTTCGGGCTGTTCTTTCTGTCTCTGGCTGCGCTCACATTGGCAAGCTGGCTCTCTGCGTTTGGGCTGCTGCCACACGGTATCAGTACTCTTGCTGCCTTGCGGTTCGCAACGCCAATGATCGGTATAGCAGGACTGTTTGCAAGTGCGCGGCTGTATCTTGTGCCAGCCCGTCCTGCCTGGAACACAAATCATACCCCTGTTGACTTTATGCTGAGTGCTCTACTGCTGGGGTGTGCGGCTTTACCAGCCATCATCTATCTCAGCAACAGCGTGCTATGGCTCAGCCGGCTGACGTTTGTCTCTTCTATGGTAGATAAAGATCTCTATTGGACTCTTGTTCTGTCAGCTGTCCTGTGGGGAGCTAACCAGGCAATACGCGTGCTAAGGTTGCGAGCGTCGCGAACCTATGAACATCGTGCAAGCTGCGGCCTGCTGAATACCCACAGCCTGCGGGGAACATTTCTAGTGAGCTTCGCTTTTGTCGGTCTGGCCGTGCTTCTGATGATGATAGGTCTGCCATTCCTTGTCTTGCCCGCAGCGTTGGCCGGCGTTATTGCGTCACGCTATCTCTTCTTCGTCTCGGTTGTTCCCCTGAATATGGCGCTCACCTTTGTAAGGCAGGTGCACGCATGA
- a CDS encoding nitrate/nitrite transporter: MANLKAFLKSGHPPTLLSAFFYFDFSFAVWVLNGAMGPFISEQFSLTPAQIGLMVSIPTLAGALMRFPLGVLSQYIGRKNAAIVEMSAIVVALLYGFLFVNTFHEVLAMGVLLGIAGASFGVALSLGSGWFPKQYKGLAMGIAGAGNSGTALAALLAPRLAQHFGWQKVYGFAAFTMLLPLIVMIVFAKEPPDIEHQTLRQHLSCLWDKDGWAFNMIYVITFGGFLGLSTFLPSFYYSQFHVSKIEAGSLTVLATLTGSLTRVAGGYFADRFGGINTLFVVFLITVAGFLGFLASPPLAMTTLLFMVCFAALGAGNGATFQMVPLRWPTTTAVAGGMIGEIGALGGGILPNLLGQAKQHTGSYAVGFLIYSVLAVCVLAMMLIVSRRWTTTWAGAGGRALLDKPDRTLTEDKEALLEM; the protein is encoded by the coding sequence ATGGCGAATCTCAAGGCATTTTTAAAGTCTGGCCACCCACCTACGTTGCTCAGCGCATTTTTCTACTTTGATTTTTCATTCGCGGTCTGGGTGCTTAACGGAGCGATGGGGCCATTTATCTCCGAACAGTTTAGCCTGACTCCTGCGCAGATTGGACTGATGGTCTCCATTCCGACGCTTGCAGGGGCGTTGATGCGCTTTCCGCTTGGTGTTCTGTCGCAATATATCGGCCGTAAGAACGCAGCTATCGTTGAGATGTCGGCAATCGTTGTTGCTCTGTTGTACGGCTTTCTTTTTGTAAATACCTTTCATGAAGTTCTAGCGATGGGAGTTCTGCTGGGCATCGCGGGTGCGAGCTTCGGAGTAGCGCTCTCATTGGGGTCGGGATGGTTTCCGAAGCAATACAAAGGTTTGGCAATGGGAATAGCAGGAGCGGGCAATAGCGGAACCGCACTCGCGGCTCTGCTTGCGCCGCGGCTGGCACAGCACTTTGGCTGGCAAAAGGTCTACGGTTTCGCAGCCTTCACCATGCTTCTGCCGCTGATCGTCATGATCGTCTTTGCCAAAGAGCCACCGGACATCGAACATCAGACACTGCGGCAACACCTGTCCTGTCTTTGGGATAAGGACGGGTGGGCTTTCAACATGATTTATGTCATCACATTTGGCGGTTTCCTGGGGTTATCGACCTTCCTTCCCTCCTTTTATTACTCGCAGTTTCACGTATCGAAGATTGAGGCTGGCTCTCTTACGGTGCTCGCAACACTTACGGGGTCGCTTACTCGAGTTGCTGGAGGATACTTTGCAGATCGTTTCGGTGGAATCAATACGCTATTCGTGGTCTTTCTTATTACTGTTGCTGGATTTCTTGGTTTCCTTGCATCACCACCGCTTGCAATGACGACACTTCTCTTCATGGTTTGCTTTGCGGCGCTCGGTGCAGGGAACGGCGCAACCTTTCAGATGGTTCCGCTCCGCTGGCCCACGACAACAGCCGTTGCTGGCGGCATGATCGGAGAGATTGGAGCCCTCGGTGGAGGTATCCTGCCCAACCTGCTTGGCCAGGCAAAACAACACACGGGATCTTACGCGGTGGGATTTCTGATCTATTCGGTGTTGGCTGTGTGCGTCCTGGCTATGATGCTGATCGTGTCCCGCCGATGGACAACGACATGGGCAGGTGCGGGAGGACGTGCGCTGCTAGACAAACCTGATCGAACACTCACGGAAGACAAAGAAGCTCTGCTGGAGATGTGA
- a CDS encoding NirA family protein, protein MGTIAAPQSGEFTSEQKHYLQGFFAGVCQRSPIPFAGETADGLITADPSAGQRNLAVAPAEEMWHNTPVTDLAREERWKYEQDPFTIWEKMLQYSRRNQAPSEDDKFRLKYFGLFHVAPAQDSFMLRLRTPGGSLSSHQLRGLAQLAEEYGCGRADLTTRSNIQLRGFQPRDITHVLNRVQALGLTSRGSGADNIRNITASPLTGIDPNELIDVAPLAEAMQAYITNSPEMYQLPRKFNIAFDNGGTVSVLTDTNDIGFLAVRVAESSSVPSGIYFRVMLSGITGHRQFASDCGLLLRPEEVVAVAAAMVRVFVRHGDRTNRKKARLKYLIDQWGVDRFLEETQKVLSFPLIRVPQSECDPRNVVDRSAHIGIHRQAQTGLYYIGVVVPVGNLPVLQMRAIADVAERFGSGDMRLTVWQNLIVPNIQEKYLPAAMRAIQDAGLDYSAGAVLRGTVACTGNQGCRFAAANTKLHAVELARQLDARFPILDQPVNLHVTGCHHSCAQHYVGDIGLMAVKVKGEEGYQVVVGGGADGDQGVGRELFPAVRANELYPLLEGLFSAYFVERHSDETFLHFTRRHEIAALQTFCNEERA, encoded by the coding sequence ATGGGCACCATTGCTGCACCCCAATCAGGGGAATTTACTTCAGAGCAGAAGCATTATCTGCAGGGCTTTTTTGCTGGTGTATGCCAACGCAGCCCAATTCCGTTTGCAGGTGAGACAGCGGATGGATTGATAACTGCCGATCCCTCTGCGGGCCAACGAAATCTCGCTGTTGCTCCTGCAGAAGAGATGTGGCATAACACGCCTGTCACGGATCTTGCTCGCGAAGAGCGATGGAAGTATGAACAAGACCCATTCACGATTTGGGAAAAAATGCTGCAGTACAGTCGCCGGAACCAGGCGCCCAGCGAAGACGATAAGTTTCGCCTGAAATACTTTGGGCTATTCCATGTTGCCCCGGCACAGGATTCCTTCATGCTCCGTCTGCGAACGCCTGGCGGAAGTCTCTCATCCCACCAGCTCCGCGGGCTTGCACAGCTCGCGGAGGAGTACGGCTGTGGACGGGCTGACCTTACGACGCGCAGCAATATTCAGCTTCGGGGGTTTCAACCCCGCGATATCACCCACGTGCTCAACCGTGTCCAGGCACTGGGCCTCACATCGCGCGGATCCGGGGCGGACAACATAAGGAACATCACAGCCTCTCCGCTGACAGGGATAGACCCCAACGAACTGATTGACGTTGCACCCTTGGCGGAGGCTATGCAGGCGTACATCACGAACTCTCCGGAGATGTATCAGCTTCCTCGTAAATTCAACATTGCTTTTGATAATGGCGGTACGGTGTCGGTGCTGACTGACACAAACGATATTGGCTTCCTTGCTGTGCGCGTTGCCGAGTCGAGTAGTGTGCCATCGGGCATTTACTTTCGGGTAATGCTCAGCGGAATTACAGGCCATCGGCAGTTTGCCAGCGATTGCGGTCTGCTGCTTCGGCCGGAGGAGGTGGTCGCAGTAGCGGCTGCTATGGTGCGGGTATTCGTGCGACATGGAGACCGAACAAATCGCAAGAAGGCGCGGCTGAAATATCTCATCGATCAGTGGGGAGTCGACCGCTTTCTGGAAGAGACCCAAAAGGTGCTGTCGTTCCCCCTGATTCGGGTACCTCAGTCGGAGTGCGACCCACGCAATGTGGTCGATCGCTCGGCCCATATTGGCATCCATAGACAGGCACAGACCGGGTTGTATTACATCGGTGTAGTGGTTCCTGTAGGCAACCTGCCGGTGCTCCAGATGCGGGCAATTGCAGATGTGGCGGAACGTTTTGGTTCCGGAGATATGCGACTGACCGTATGGCAGAACCTGATCGTTCCCAATATTCAGGAAAAATATCTACCAGCCGCGATGCGGGCGATTCAGGATGCAGGGCTCGATTACAGTGCGGGTGCGGTACTGCGGGGGACGGTAGCGTGCACGGGGAATCAGGGATGTCGTTTTGCTGCGGCAAATACGAAGCTACACGCGGTTGAACTGGCCAGACAGTTGGATGCGCGGTTTCCGATTTTAGATCAGCCGGTAAACCTGCATGTGACCGGCTGCCATCACTCCTGTGCGCAGCACTATGTTGGCGATATCGGCCTGATGGCAGTGAAGGTTAAAGGGGAAGAAGGCTACCAGGTTGTCGTCGGTGGCGGGGCTGATGGCGATCAGGGGGTCGGGCGCGAACTATTTCCCGCCGTTCGTGCGAATGAACTTTATCCGCTCCTGGAGGGCCTCTTCTCTGCATATTTCGTCGAGCGTCACTCCGATGAGACATTCCTTCACTTCACCCGTCGTCACGAAATCGCAGCACTGCAGACGTTCTGCAACGAGGAGAGAGCATAG
- a CDS encoding sulfite reductase subunit alpha has translation MQMVPYIPEDAPFTPEQRSWLNGFLAGMYSSVPAAAPPADPPRSLKIAVLYASQSGTAEGLARRLARELKAKGHVTSLSSLEGYASATLLGERYAIIVGSTYGEGEAPDAVRPFYEQLCLEHFPCCENLSYAVLALGDSNYEHFCKFGIDLDNKLASLAGTRLCERADCDVDYESTFEQWKTSLYRSLDDIVAAGPARTAPSTHLDAAPAKSAAMNAASYNRDNPYSAPLMEKRALTHEISSKQTLHLAFDIRHANVSYEAGDACGVIPQNDIRLVEDILHHLNFSASIAVKLPKGGTATLLDALLDHLQITRLTRKMIEAYATIGQCQPLFDLLAAERQQLEKYTWDRGLIDLLHDYPGVLRDPADLVAMLPRLTPRLYSISSSPAAHPGEIHTTVAVVRYQAHNRERGGVCSTLLADRRSSGERLPVYIHPNKRFRLPADSNGPMIMIGPGTGIAPFRSFLHERRALNHTGKNWLFFGERSAATDFLYRDELEEMHSDGHLTRLDLAFSRDQERKIYVQDRMKEKGRELFDWLEQGASVYVCGDASRMAKDVDAALHSVIESHSGRGPDAASEYMQVLKDQHRYHRDVY, from the coding sequence ATGCAGATGGTTCCTTACATCCCTGAAGATGCGCCCTTCACTCCGGAGCAGCGAAGCTGGCTCAATGGATTTCTAGCCGGAATGTACTCCAGCGTTCCTGCGGCTGCTCCACCGGCTGACCCCCCTCGGTCGCTTAAGATCGCGGTGCTTTATGCGTCACAATCCGGAACCGCAGAAGGGCTGGCCCGCAGGTTGGCCAGGGAGCTGAAGGCGAAGGGACACGTTACCTCTCTGTCTTCGCTCGAAGGATACGCTTCGGCAACGCTGCTGGGCGAGCGGTACGCCATTATTGTTGGCAGTACGTATGGCGAGGGCGAGGCCCCCGATGCTGTGCGGCCTTTCTACGAGCAGCTTTGTCTGGAACATTTCCCGTGCTGTGAGAATCTCTCTTACGCTGTGCTGGCGCTTGGCGACTCAAACTACGAGCACTTCTGTAAGTTCGGCATCGACCTCGACAACAAGCTCGCATCGTTAGCAGGTACGCGGCTCTGTGAGCGTGCCGACTGCGACGTTGATTATGAGAGCACCTTTGAACAGTGGAAGACCTCCCTCTATCGAAGCCTCGATGACATTGTGGCTGCAGGCCCGGCCCGTACTGCGCCATCGACTCATCTTGATGCCGCTCCGGCTAAGTCAGCCGCGATGAATGCTGCCAGCTATAACCGAGATAATCCTTACAGCGCCCCGCTCATGGAGAAGCGTGCGTTGACGCATGAGATCTCCAGCAAGCAGACGCTACATCTGGCTTTTGATATCCGCCACGCTAACGTGAGCTATGAGGCGGGCGATGCCTGTGGAGTAATTCCGCAGAATGACATCCGACTAGTCGAGGATATCCTCCATCATCTGAATTTCAGCGCATCTATAGCCGTGAAGCTTCCGAAGGGTGGAACCGCAACTCTGCTCGACGCCCTGCTGGACCATCTGCAGATCACTCGCCTGACAAGGAAGATGATTGAGGCTTATGCCACGATCGGTCAGTGCCAGCCACTCTTTGACCTGCTGGCTGCTGAGCGGCAGCAACTGGAGAAGTATACCTGGGATCGGGGACTAATCGACCTTCTACACGATTACCCCGGTGTCCTTCGCGATCCTGCAGACCTGGTTGCGATGCTGCCACGTCTGACGCCGCGGCTCTACTCGATCTCATCCAGTCCGGCAGCTCATCCAGGGGAGATTCACACCACGGTGGCCGTAGTTCGCTATCAGGCGCATAACCGGGAACGCGGTGGAGTTTGTTCCACACTACTGGCCGATCGTAGAAGCTCCGGTGAAAGGCTTCCGGTCTACATCCATCCGAATAAGCGTTTCCGTCTTCCCGCGGACAGTAACGGCCCGATGATCATGATCGGTCCGGGGACCGGGATAGCACCGTTTCGCTCTTTTCTGCATGAGAGGCGCGCACTGAATCATACGGGCAAGAACTGGCTGTTTTTCGGCGAACGTTCCGCAGCTACGGATTTTCTTTATCGGGATGAGTTGGAAGAGATGCACTCCGATGGGCACCTTACGCGTCTTGACCTTGCGTTCTCGCGGGATCAGGAACGGAAGATCTACGTGCAGGACAGGATGAAGGAGAAGGGGCGTGAACTCTTTGACTGGCTGGAGCAGGGAGCCAGCGTGTATGTCTGCGGTGACGCCTCTCGGATGGCGAAAGATGTTGACGCTGCACTTCACTCGGTTATTGAGAGTCACAGCGGAAGAGGCCCGGATGCCGCAAGCGAATACATGCAGGTTTTGAAAGATCAGCATCGGTATCATCGCGACGTTTACTAG
- a CDS encoding molybdopterin oxidoreductase family protein, whose translation MKSSFVRRIKRFAGIDINREKYAYAKDPIYGHISESRVAERWVKTTCGYCSVGCGMLVGVRDNKAVAVRGNPDHPVNRGKLCPKGLSEHHVLDAPGRARQPLLRKDGVLTPVSWDEALDTMVARFSEIQLRHGKESLGVVGTGQLLTEECYTLGKLVQLGFGTRNNDGNTTLCMASAVSGYKLSFGSDGPPGSYADMESADVILLIGSNIADNHPILCHRVDRTSPGTKPRTLIVVDPRVTKTAMMSDIHLAVKPRSDIALLNGIAHILIRERLIDRDYIERHTTGFEEFKKFVSTFTPAYVASVTGLSEQQLTDVALLYGRAKAAFIGWTMGVNHSTQGAVTVAAINNLALITGNIGRAGAAPFSITGQCNAMGTRESGFTASLPGYRKFDNPEDREDLARIWNIPVDRIPTARGLAYPDIIEAAVQGRIKALWFVATNPAVSFPNYNLLEYALRSVEFLVVQDGFHPTPTSEFAHLVLPAAIWGEKEGTYTNSERRVSKLNCAVPPPGEARPDFDIFLDIASRLSVKEELYPGWVSTHDAFLEWQRVSSGRMCDYSQFTWKDIEDANGLQWGGPSLYSDGRFATEDGRARIHVVPCDPFVEQPDAEFDFILNTGRTVEHWHTRTKTGNIELLNDMVPRAWLEMNPSDARRLYLKPHDRVTVRSRRGSVSDLELRITGIVAPGQVFMPFHFSETNSNIVTLGAFDPISREPNFKQCAVRVEKTVARDRRSSAARYS comes from the coding sequence ATGAAGAGTTCATTCGTTCGGCGCATCAAGCGCTTCGCAGGAATCGACATTAACCGCGAAAAGTATGCATATGCGAAAGACCCGATCTATGGCCACATCTCAGAGTCCCGTGTAGCAGAACGGTGGGTCAAGACGACCTGTGGTTATTGCTCCGTAGGATGCGGCATGCTGGTAGGAGTTCGTGACAACAAGGCGGTTGCGGTACGCGGAAATCCAGATCATCCGGTCAATCGAGGCAAGCTCTGTCCCAAGGGGCTTTCTGAACACCATGTTCTGGATGCACCTGGCCGGGCTCGTCAGCCACTGTTACGTAAAGATGGGGTTCTCACGCCTGTGTCATGGGATGAGGCCCTCGACACGATGGTGGCGCGCTTCTCGGAGATACAACTGCGCCATGGGAAAGAGTCGCTTGGCGTTGTGGGCACTGGCCAACTGCTCACGGAAGAGTGCTATACCCTGGGTAAACTGGTGCAGCTTGGCTTCGGCACTCGCAACAACGACGGCAATACGACACTCTGCATGGCGTCTGCTGTATCCGGCTACAAATTGTCGTTCGGCTCAGATGGCCCGCCTGGCTCCTATGCCGATATGGAATCGGCAGATGTCATTCTGCTGATCGGTTCCAATATCGCGGACAATCATCCTATTCTCTGCCATCGCGTGGACAGGACCTCTCCTGGAACAAAACCGCGCACGCTGATTGTTGTGGATCCGCGAGTTACGAAGACCGCGATGATGTCTGATATTCACCTTGCGGTAAAACCGCGGTCGGATATCGCTCTACTGAACGGAATTGCGCATATTCTTATCAGAGAACGTCTGATTGATCGCGACTACATCGAACGACATACGACAGGGTTTGAGGAGTTCAAAAAGTTCGTCTCTACCTTCACGCCGGCATATGTCGCTTCTGTCACAGGATTGAGTGAGCAGCAGTTGACCGATGTGGCACTGCTGTACGGTCGCGCCAAAGCAGCATTTATCGGCTGGACGATGGGGGTGAATCACTCCACTCAGGGCGCTGTAACTGTAGCTGCGATCAACAATCTTGCGTTGATTACGGGAAACATCGGCCGCGCTGGTGCTGCTCCATTTTCCATCACAGGCCAATGCAACGCGATGGGCACACGTGAATCAGGCTTTACAGCGTCATTACCTGGATATCGTAAATTTGACAATCCGGAAGATCGTGAAGATCTGGCGAGGATCTGGAATATTCCTGTCGATCGTATTCCCACTGCCCGCGGACTTGCGTATCCCGACATCATCGAAGCTGCCGTACAGGGGCGCATTAAAGCGCTGTGGTTTGTTGCAACCAATCCAGCGGTATCGTTTCCGAACTATAACCTGTTGGAATACGCCCTGCGTTCCGTCGAGTTCCTGGTGGTGCAGGATGGCTTTCATCCCACTCCTACCAGTGAGTTTGCTCACCTGGTTCTTCCAGCCGCCATCTGGGGCGAGAAGGAAGGGACCTATACGAATTCCGAGCGCCGCGTCTCTAAACTTAATTGCGCCGTGCCTCCACCGGGCGAAGCACGGCCGGACTTCGATATCTTCCTGGATATCGCATCGCGGCTTAGCGTCAAAGAGGAGCTCTATCCCGGATGGGTATCGACTCACGATGCATTCCTTGAATGGCAACGCGTGTCATCTGGACGCATGTGTGACTATTCTCAATTCACATGGAAGGACATCGAGGATGCGAACGGGCTGCAGTGGGGAGGCCCCTCTCTTTACAGTGATGGACGGTTTGCCACAGAAGACGGACGTGCACGTATCCACGTCGTTCCCTGTGATCCATTCGTGGAGCAGCCTGATGCTGAGTTCGATTTCATCCTGAATACGGGCCGTACCGTAGAGCATTGGCATACCAGAACCAAGACGGGCAACATTGAGTTGTTGAACGACATGGTTCCTCGCGCCTGGTTGGAGATGAATCCTTCCGATGCGCGGAGGCTGTATCTGAAGCCGCACGACCGCGTGACCGTGAGGAGCCGTAGAGGGTCTGTCTCCGATCTGGAGCTGCGCATCACGGGAATCGTCGCTCCAGGGCAGGTATTCATGCCGTTTCACTTCTCAGAGACGAATTCCAACATTGTTACTCTTGGGGCGTTCGATCCGATCTCAAGAGAACCCAATTTCAAGCAGTGCGCCGTTCGTGTCGAGAAGACTGTAGCGCGCGATCGCCGTTCGTCTGCCGCCCGTTATTCATAG